The DNA segment TCATGCAGGAGCTAAATCTGCTGCCGACCCTGACCGTGGCTGAGAACCTGTTTCTCGACAACCTGCCCAGCCGCTTTGGTTGGATCAGCCACAAGCGCCTGCGCCAGTTGGCTGGCGCCGCCATGGCTCAAGTCGGCCTGGAGGCGATCGATCCGGATACGCCGGTCGGCGAGCTGGGCATCGGTCATCAACAAATGGTCGAAATCGCTCGTAACCTGATCGGCGATTGCCATGTGCTGATCTTCGATGAGCCGACTGCAATGCTCACCGCCCGCGAGGTGGAGCTGCTGTTCACGCAAATCGAGCGTCTGCGCCAGCGCGGGGTGACCATCGTCTATATCTCCCACCGCCTGGAGGAGCTGCAGCGGGTGGCTCAACGCATCGCCGTATTGCGCGATGGCAAGCTGGTGTGTGTCGAGCCGATCCAGCGATATAGCAGCGCCGAGCTGGTCAACCTGATGGTTGGCCGTGAACTGGGCGAGCATATCGACCTGGGGCGCCGCGACATCGGTGCGCCGTTGCTCAAGGTCGACAAGCTCAGCCGCGGTGACAAGGTCCGCGAAGTGTCGTTCGAGGTGAGGGCAGGGGAGATCTTCGGTATCTCCGGCCTGATTGGCGCCGGACGCACCGAGCTGCTGCGGCTGATCTATGGCGCTGACCGTGCCGACAGCGGCAGCGTTGCCTTGGGTCTGCCGCCGGCGCCTGTGACCATCGATTCGCCCAAGGCTGCGGTGCGCGCGGGCATTGCCTTGATCACAGAAGACCGTAAGGGCGAAGGCCTGCTGCTGACCCAGTCGATCAGCGCCAATATCGCCTTGGGCAACCTGGGTGCGGTGTCCCGCGCTGGGGTGCTCGATGGCGCCGCTGAAAGGGCTCTGGCTGAACGCCAGATCAACGCCATGCGCATCCGCAGTGCCAGCCCTGCCCAGCTGGTTGGCGAGTTGTCGGGCGGCAATCAGCAGAAGGTAGTGATTGGCCGCTGGTTGGAGCGCGACTGCCAGGTGTTGCTGTTCGATGAGCCGACCCGTGGCATCGACGTCGGCGCCAAGTTCGACATCTATGGCTTGCTCGCCGAGTTGGCGCGCCAAGGCAAGGCATTGGTGGTGGTGTCTAGCGACTTGCGCGAGCTGATGCTGATCTGTGATCGCATCGCTGTGCTGTCCGCTGGCCGTCTTATCGAGACCTTCGAGCGCGATGACTGGAGCCAGGACCAGCTGCTTGCCGCCGCATTCGCCGGCTACCAGAAACGTGACGCACTGCTGCACGACGCAGCCCCCAGGATGGACGCATGAAGACCACCCCCCTGCAAAACTCAGGTGCCGCTCCCGCGCGCCGTACTGCTACCTACTTTGGCCTGGGCACCTACCTCGGGCTGGCTGGCGCCTTGGCGGCAATGATCGTGCTGTTCTCGCTGTTGAGCAGCCATTTCTTGTCTTACGCGACCTTCAGTACCTTGGCCAACCAGATCCCCGACCTGATGGTGCTGGCAGTAGGGATGACGTTCGTACTGATCATCGGCGGCATCGATTTGTCGGTGGGCTCGGTATTGGCCCTGGCGGCCTCGGCGGTGAGCGTGGCGATCCTCGGCTGGGGCTGGAGTGTACTGCCTGCGGCGTTGCTCGGCATGGCAGTGGCGGCACTGGCCGGTAGCGTCACTGGCAGTATCACCGTGGCGTGGCGCATCCCCTCATTCATCGTCTCGCTGGGCGTACTGGAGATGGCACGTGGCTTGGCCTACCAGTTTACCGATTCGCGTACCGCTTACATCGGTGACGCTTTCGCCTGGTTCTCCAACCCCATCGCCTTTGGCATTTCGCCGGCGTTCATCATCGCCTTGGTGGTGATCATCGTTGCCCAGCTGGTGCTGACCCGCACAGTGTTTGGTCGCTACTTGATCGGCATTGGCACCAATGAAGAAGCCGTGCGCCTGGCAGGCATCGACCCGCGGCCATACAAGATCCTGGTCTTCACCCTGATGGGCCTGCTGGCTGGCCTGGCCGCGCTGTTTCAGATATCGCGCCTGGAGGCGGCCGACCCCAATGCGGGTTCTGGCCTTGAGCTGCAGGTGATCGCCGCCGTGGTGATCGGCGGTACCAGTCTGATGGGCGGGCGTGGCTCGGTCATCAGTACCTTCTTCGGCGTGCTGATCATCTCCGTGCTGGCCGCAGGCCTTGCGCAGATTGGCGCTTCGGAACCTACCAAACGCATCATCACCGGGGCGGTCATCGTCATCGCCGTGGTGCTCGACACTTATCGCAGCCGGCGCGCGAGCCGGCGGAACTGAACCCATGGCAACCATCAAAGATGTCGCGGCACTGGCGGGTATCTCCTACACCACCGTGTCGCATGTACTGAACAAGACCCGTCCGGTCAGCGAGCAGGTGCGTCTCAAAGTCGAGGCGGCTATCGTCGAGCTGGATTACGTGCCCAGTGCCGTCGCCCGCTCGCTGAAAGCTCGTAGCACCGCCACCATTGGCTTGCTCGTGCCTAATAGCGTCAACCCGTACTTTGCCGAATTGGCCCGGGGTATCGAGGATGGCTGCGAACGCAATGGCTATTGCGTGATTCTGTGTAACTCCGACGACAACCCGCAGAAGCAACGCAGCTACCTGCGGGTGTTGCTGGAAAAGCGCATCGATGGCTTGGTGGTGGCGTCGGTGGGCGAGGACAGCGATCTGCTGCACAGCCTGTCTGGGGTGCGCACTCCGATGGTCATCGTCGACCGCGCGTTGGAGGGGGTGGATGCTGATCTGGTGCGCATCGACCATGAGCAGGGCGCCTACCTTGCCACGCGCCATCTGTTGGAATTGGGCCATCGCGATATCGCCTGTATCGGTGGCCCTGCCGAGACCGGCGTCAGCCAGTTGCGTCTGGCCGGTTATCGTCGGGCGATGGCTGAGGCCGATGCGCCGATCGCTGCAGACCGTGTGCTGCACTGCGATTTCACCAGTCCTGGCGGGCATGCGGCCGCCGCGCGCTTGCTCGACGGCCCGCGCCCCACGGCGATTTTCGCGGGCAATGACATGATCGGCTTTGGCGTGCTGCGCGCAGCGGCCGAGCGCAACATCAATGTGCCTGGTGAGTTGTCGGTGATCGGCTTCGACGATATCGAGCTTAGCCGTTACGTCTATCCGCCGCTGACCACCGTTGGCCAATCGATCCGAGAGCTGGGTGAAAGCGCGGCCGAGCTGCTGCTCTCGCGGATCGCTACGCCCCGGCGCGAGTCGGCGCAAGCCGAGCAGCGGATCGTCGCGCCGCGCATCGTCATGCGTGAGTCCACCGGGCCGCGCCCAGACTTGTTCAATGATTACCGTTAAGGAATTGCCATGGATGCCAAGGTAGTAGTGGTCGGCAGCCTCAACATGGACCTGGTGGCCCGCGCCACGCGTTTGCCGCGCGGTGGTGAGACGCTGGCCGGCGACAGTTTCTTCACTGTTCCGGGAGGCAAGGGTGCCAATCAGGCGGTGGCGGTTGCACGCCTGGGTGGCAGCGTAGCGATGATCGGCAACGTCGGCGATGACGCCTACGGCCAGCAGTTGCGCCAGGCGCTACAGGTCGAAGGTGTTGACTGCCAGGCTGTGAGCGTGTGCGACGGCGTGTCCAGTGGGGTGGCGTTGATCGTGGTGGATGCCTCGAGCCAAAACGCCATTGTCATCATTCCCGGCGGCAATGGGTTGCTCAGCGCTGAGGCGGTGCAGCGTTTCGACGCCTTGTTGCAGGCTGCCGAGATCGTCATCTGTCAGCTTGAGGTGCCGCTGGAGACGGTAGGTTGGACCCTGGCCCGCGCCCGCGAGCTGGGCAAGACCGTCATTCTCAATCCTGCGCCGGCTAGCGAGCCGCTGCCGGCGCAGTGGTTTGCCCATATTGACTACCTCACCCCCAATGAAAGCGAGGCCGAGGCCCTGACTGGCCTGCCCGTGACGGACCAGGACAGCGCCCGTCGCGCGGCTGAGCAGTTGCTGAAGCTGGGCGCGGGCAAAGTGATCGTCACTCTCGGTGCTCAAGGTGCCTTGTTCGTCAGTGCCAACGGCAGCCAGCACTTCCCGGCGCCGCACGTCGAACCGCTGGACACCACTGCGGCCGGGGACACCTTCATTGGTGGTTTTGCGGCAGGGCTGTCGCAGGGGATGGGGGAGGGTGAGGCGATTGCTTTTGGTCAGCGCGCCGCGGCGTTGTCGGTCACCCGAGCGGGCGCCCAGCCGTCTATTCCTTACGTCAGGGAGTTGCAGCCGTGAAGAAAACCGCGCTGCTCAATATCGCCTTGTCCCGCACCATTGCCGGTTTGGGGCACGGCGATGTGGTGATTATTGGTGACGCGGGGCTGCCAGTGCCGGCGGCTGTCGAACTGATCGACTTGGCCCTGACCCCTGGGATTCCTGATTTCGCCAGTGTGCTGCGCGCGGTGCTGAGCGAGATGCAGGTCGAGCGACACGTGCTCGCCGAAGAGCTGTTTCAGGTTTCGCCGCCGGCCTTGGCGGAGATCGAGCAGCTCTATGCGCAAGGCTTGCTCGGCGGG comes from the Pseudomonas urmiensis genome and includes:
- a CDS encoding sugar ABC transporter ATP-binding protein, translating into MSASAYETVLAVSGLGKSYAQPVLGDVALSLRAGEVLALTGENGAGKSTLSKLISGLETPTTGQMTYRGQVYAPGSRSEAEGLGVRMVMQELNLLPTLTVAENLFLDNLPSRFGWISHKRLRQLAGAAMAQVGLEAIDPDTPVGELGIGHQQMVEIARNLIGDCHVLIFDEPTAMLTAREVELLFTQIERLRQRGVTIVYISHRLEELQRVAQRIAVLRDGKLVCVEPIQRYSSAELVNLMVGRELGEHIDLGRRDIGAPLLKVDKLSRGDKVREVSFEVRAGEIFGISGLIGAGRTELLRLIYGADRADSGSVALGLPPAPVTIDSPKAAVRAGIALITEDRKGEGLLLTQSISANIALGNLGAVSRAGVLDGAAERALAERQINAMRIRSASPAQLVGELSGGNQQKVVIGRWLERDCQVLLFDEPTRGIDVGAKFDIYGLLAELARQGKALVVVSSDLRELMLICDRIAVLSAGRLIETFERDDWSQDQLLAAAFAGYQKRDALLHDAAPRMDA
- a CDS encoding ABC transporter permease encodes the protein MKTTPLQNSGAAPARRTATYFGLGTYLGLAGALAAMIVLFSLLSSHFLSYATFSTLANQIPDLMVLAVGMTFVLIIGGIDLSVGSVLALAASAVSVAILGWGWSVLPAALLGMAVAALAGSVTGSITVAWRIPSFIVSLGVLEMARGLAYQFTDSRTAYIGDAFAWFSNPIAFGISPAFIIALVVIIVAQLVLTRTVFGRYLIGIGTNEEAVRLAGIDPRPYKILVFTLMGLLAGLAALFQISRLEAADPNAGSGLELQVIAAVVIGGTSLMGGRGSVISTFFGVLIISVLAAGLAQIGASEPTKRIITGAVIVIAVVLDTYRSRRASRRN
- a CDS encoding LacI family DNA-binding transcriptional regulator: MATIKDVAALAGISYTTVSHVLNKTRPVSEQVRLKVEAAIVELDYVPSAVARSLKARSTATIGLLVPNSVNPYFAELARGIEDGCERNGYCVILCNSDDNPQKQRSYLRVLLEKRIDGLVVASVGEDSDLLHSLSGVRTPMVIVDRALEGVDADLVRIDHEQGAYLATRHLLELGHRDIACIGGPAETGVSQLRLAGYRRAMAEADAPIAADRVLHCDFTSPGGHAAAARLLDGPRPTAIFAGNDMIGFGVLRAAAERNINVPGELSVIGFDDIELSRYVYPPLTTVGQSIRELGESAAELLLSRIATPRRESAQAEQRIVAPRIVMRESTGPRPDLFNDYR
- the rbsK gene encoding ribokinase, which codes for MDAKVVVVGSLNMDLVARATRLPRGGETLAGDSFFTVPGGKGANQAVAVARLGGSVAMIGNVGDDAYGQQLRQALQVEGVDCQAVSVCDGVSSGVALIVVDASSQNAIVIIPGGNGLLSAEAVQRFDALLQAAEIVICQLEVPLETVGWTLARARELGKTVILNPAPASEPLPAQWFAHIDYLTPNESEAEALTGLPVTDQDSARRAAEQLLKLGAGKVIVTLGAQGALFVSANGSQHFPAPHVEPLDTTAAGDTFIGGFAAGLSQGMGEGEAIAFGQRAAALSVTRAGAQPSIPYVRELQP
- the rbsD gene encoding D-ribose pyranase — translated: MKKTALLNIALSRTIAGLGHGDVVIIGDAGLPVPAAVELIDLALTPGIPDFASVLRAVLSEMQVERHVLAEELFQVSPPALAEIEQLYAQGLLGGRERLHHSEFKDLSRQAKAIVRTGECQPYSNIALIAGVTF